The sequence GCTTATCATTTTTAAACTTCTGCTTATCCCTTTTAAGTTTCTGGTTTTCCTTTTTAGTATGGAAATTTCTTCATACGAATCTTTCAGCTCAGCTAAAAGTTGTTCTCTGGATTTATTAGAAATATCCATTATAATACCTTCAAATTTTTTGGTTTAAAGCAGAAGGACAGTAACCATAACACAGGCAGTATAATTTGTAAATTTTCCGGGTGTTTTAAGTCTTTAAGGGTGGATTTCCAACTTATTTTAACCTCCAACTTATTTTAACCATGATGGAATTATCATCTTATTTACCATACTTTCGTTCTTTAAATACAATACTGAATTTAGTTCCGTTAGTGGAGTCTAATTCAAGATTTCCATCAATTTGACTAGTTAAATTATTAACCAGTTGCATTCCAAGTGAATCTGTATTTTTATAGTCCAGATCCGCGGGTAATCCAACACCATTATCACCGACTGTTAACTGGTAATCATCCCCGGATGATGAAAAACCAATGTTTATTTCACCACCCCTATCACCAGGGAAAGCATGTTTAAGGGCGTTTGATACTAGTTCATTCAGGATCAGGCCCAGGGGAATGGAAGTGTTGATGTCCATCATCACGTCTTCAACATTAACATTCAATTTTATTCTACCAGTATCAGCCATGTAAGTGCGGAAAAGATCATTTGAAAGTTTTCGGATGTAATCACCGAAGTTAATCCGTTTTAGATCATCGGATCTGTACAGTCTTTCGTGTATAAGTGCCATGGAGTTTGCCCTGCTTTGGCTCTCCTTGAAAATACTTAA is a genomic window of uncultured Methanobacterium sp. containing:
- a CDS encoding sensor histidine kinase; amino-acid sequence: MLLKEIHHRVKNNLMIISSLLNLQSRYIKDKEALSIFKESQSRANSMALIHERLYRSDDLKRINFGDYIRKLSNDLFRTYMADTGRIKLNVNVEDVMMDINTSIPLGLILNELVSNALKHAFPGDRGGEINIGFSSSGDDYQLTVGDNGVGLPADLDYKNTDSLGMQLVNNLTSQIDGNLELDSTNGTKFSIVFKERKYGK